The Colletotrichum higginsianum IMI 349063 chromosome 2, whole genome shotgun sequence genome has a segment encoding these proteins:
- a CDS encoding Polysaccharide deacetylase produces MGKKRVLVSYGVDVDAVAGWLGSYGGEDSSNDISRGYFAGTIGVQRVLKLLAKYNIKATWFIPGHSLETFPEDMAAVRDAGHEIGLHGYSHENPTDMTIEQQRDILDKTYRMLTDFVGKPPRGSVAPWWETSREGAQLLLEYGIEYDHSMSHHDCQPYYLRIGDEWTKIDYTKKASEWMKPLVRGQETGLVEICSNWHLDDLPPLMFIKDAPNSHGFVNARDVEDTWRDHFDYFYREYDEFIFPLTIHPDVSGRPHALLMHERLIEHMMKHEGVEFVTMEQICDDFKAKNAPAEGAIMPAEPGAILKNATQ; encoded by the exons ATGGGCAAGAAGCGTGTTCTCGTTAGctacggcgtcgacgtcgatgccgtcgctGGTTGGTTGGGGTCCTATGGAGGAGAGGATTCCTCGAACGACATCAGCAGAG GTTACTTTGCAGGAACTATCGGTGTACAGCGAGTACTCAAATTGCTTGCCAAGTACAACATCAAGGCGACATGGTTTATTCCAGGACACAGCCTCGAGACATTCCCGGAGGACATGGCCGCGGTCCGAGACGCCGGACACGAGATCGGCCTTCACGGCTACTCACACGAGAACCCGACCGACATGACCATTGAGCAGCAGAGAGATATTCTCGACAAGACATACCGCATGCTCACAGACTTCGTGGGCAAGCCTCCTAGAGGCAGCGTCGCTCCGTGGTGGGAAACAAGCAGAGAGGGAGCCCAGCTTCTGCTAGAGTACGGCATCGAGTACGACCACAGCATGAGCCATCATGACTGCCAGCCGTATTACCTTCGGATCGGCGACGAATGGACGAAAATCGACTACACAAAGAAGGCGAGCGAGTGGATGAAGCCTCTTGTCAGGGGACAGGAGACCGGGCTCGTCGAGATTTGCTCGAACTGGCACCTTGACGACTTGCCGCCGCTCATGTTCATCAAGGATGCGCCCAACAGCCACGGCTTCGTCAACGCGAGAGACGTGGAAGACACCTGGAGAGACCACTTTGACTACTTTTACCGGGAGTACGACGAGTTCATCTTCCCGCTGACCATCCACCCGGATGTGTCGGGTCGTCCGCACGCCCTGTTGATGCATGAGAGGCTCATTGAACACATGATGAAgcacgagggcgtcgagttcGTTACGATGGAGCAGATCTGCGACGATTTCAAGGCAAAGAACGCGCCAGCCGAAGGGGCCATCATGCCCGCGGAACCTGGCGCCATCCTTAAAAATGCAACGCAGTAG
- a CDS encoding Alcohol dehydrogenase GroES-like domain-containing protein — translation MMTFTSIPSRMRAAQISEVGIPLIRYWNHRILTSKQYNKPYELVKRDVPTIRDNELLIKVYAAGFCHSDLQVLQGQFGSPLGMIASHEPSGVVVQIGKGCSSDWKIGDRVGALNFKNSCGQCSGCGLAKRTRNRLDPRFCEKRETAGFQHDGAFSEYLAVDPETTVRLPSSLPFDQAAPLMCAGATVWGSLEGATASLSPGDTVAIVGIGGLGFLGLQFASAMGFRTVAVDSRPAGRQLATEMPNQDLKPSLVVDSGAEDATAQIMDFTGGEGLAAVVVCTDSLPANNWALTLLRIGGVMGVLGLPAESWRFDSSVIVFRELTIRGSYVASRESTERMMKTVEEAGIRSHITLVPFDEIPGILAKYQDSAFKGRLVVKIAE, via the coding sequence ATGATGACATTCACAAGTATCCCCAGCAGAATGCGAGCAGCGCAGATCTCCGAGGTTGGCATCCCACTCATCCGCTACTGGAATCATCGAATACTGACTTCAAAGCAGTACAACAAACCTTATGAGCTAGTTAAGAGAGACGTTCCCACCATTCGCGACAACGAACTCCTCATCAAAGTCTACGCAGCCGGGTTCTGTCATTCAGACCTGCAGGTTCTACAGGGACAATTCGGTTCGCCTTTGGGCATGATTGCGTCCCACGAGCCTTCCGGCGTTGTCGTTCAAATCGGCAAGGGCTGCAGCAGTGACTGGAAGATAGGTGACCGAGTTGGGGCTCTGAACTTCAAGAACTCGTGTGGCCAATGCAGTGGCTGCGGGTTGGCAAAGCGCACACGCAACCGGCTTGATCCCCGTTTCTGCGAAAAGCGAGAAACCGCCGGCTTCCAACATGATGGGGCATTCTCTGAGTACCTCGCAGTCGACCCCGAAACCACGGTCCGCTTGCCATCATCTCTGCCCTTCGACCAAGCTGCTCCGTTGATGTGTGCCGGCGCCACTGTTTGGGGCTCTCTGGAGGGAGCCACGGCTTCGCTTAGCCCTGGAGACACAGTGGCCATCGTTGGTATAGGAGGCCTCGGTTTCCTCGGTTTACAGTTCGCCAGCGCAATGGGGTTTCGCACCGTGGCAGTTGACAGTCGGCCGGCAGGGAGGCAGTTGGCTACCGAGATGCCGAACCAGGATCTGAAACCTTCACTGGTTGTTGACTCTGGCGCTGAAGATGCCACAGCACAGATCATGGATTTCACGGGAGGAGAGGGGCTCGCAGCCGTGGTAGTTTGTACGGATTCTCTGCCAGCCAACAACTGGGCCCTAACACTGCTTCGCATTGGAGGCGTTATGGGTGTTTTGGGCCTGCCAGCTGAGAGTTGGAGATTCGATTCCAGTGTCATAGTGTTTCGGGAGCTCACAATTCGGGGGAGCTATGTTGCGAGTAGAGAGTCCACTGAGAGAATGATGAAGACTGTAGAGGAGGCTGGCATTCGGTCTCACATCACCTTGGTGCCCTTTGATGAGATCCCGGGCATTCTCGCGAAATACCAAGACAGCGCCTTCAAAGGTAGACTCGTAGTGAAAATAGCTGAATGA
- a CDS encoding Amidase, producing the protein MSVFFKDISTDNPVQKGDVEKLLEPLGLTIKPEESADYQRLLAAVHDCATRIDNLPDYQPVPDTKRYPRENVHLPTEEEQEFGHAWAYRFLIRGDHTPGSSSVSLKGRTVCLKDCIAVAGVPQFFGSDAFLPWTPSTDATVVTRVLDAGANILGTATCEHFCNSTASFTSAQGTIENPYKHGYSTGGSTSGGAALVGSGKVDIALGTDQGGSIRVPASFCGCVGLKPTHGLVPFTGITSGDAIDDHAGPLCRSVTEVAQCLDAISGYDGIDDKSLGAASHGSYDFSATLQSSSGRLDGVKIGLLKEGFDQDIVDPRVRDHVLAAARKLESLGATVEEVSVPLHLEGPSIWTIQQRIAGSSGILGRASGRRGLGLTEFEKARLPWADASFQKLFPSTKNTVINGLYLSDKFPGLYSKTVNIARQISDAYQRAFETYDAIITPTTPFIAPRHGSRESVLGSFEPTIGLTTNTAVFNVTGHPAMSIPVGFLPALDDAQVLLPVGMQIVGGLWQEKKVLNIGHAWETNFDWKKIKSNGGVIQPAPDSLATGTQTKVHGRTMPEVNGTTSPNLKRVKLSV; encoded by the exons ATGtccgtcttcttcaaggACATCTCCAC GGATAATCCTGTGCAGAAGGGAGACGTCGAAAAACTCCTCGAGCCGCTCGGTCTGACCATCAAGCCTGAGGAGTCGGCCGACTACCAGAGGCTCCTCGCCGCGGTCCACGATTGCGCAACCCGCATCGATAACTTGCCAGACTACCAGCCGGTCCCGGACACCAAGCGGTATCCCCGCGAGAACGTTCATCTTCCCACGGAAGAGGAGCAAGAGTTCGGACATGCGTGGGCTTATCGATTTCTGATTAGAGGCGACCACACCCCGGGCTCTTCGTCTGTTTCTCTGAAGGGGAGAACCGTGTGTCTGAAAGACTGTATCGCCGTTGCAGGCGTCCCTCAATTCTTCGGCAGCGATGCCTTCCTCCCATGGACACCGTCAACGGACGCAACGGTGGTGACACGCGTGTTGGATGCCGGGGCCAACATCCTCGGCACAGCAACCTGCGAGCATTTCTGCAATTCGACCGCGTCTTTCACCAGCGCCCAGGGAACCATCGAGAACCCGTACAAGCATGGCTATTCCACTGGAGGCAGCACATCTGGCGGTGCAGCTCTGGTGGGCTCGGGGAAGGTTGATATTGCTCTCGGCACCGATCAAGGCGGCAGCATCAGAGTCCCCGCCTCATTTTGTGGCTGCGTCGGGCTGAAGCCGACCCATGGGCTAGTACCATTCACGGGTATCACGAGCGGTGACGCCATCGACGATCATGCCGGCCCCTTGTGTCGATCAGTCACCGAAGTCGCACAGTGTCTGGATGCCATCTCGGGctacgacggcatcgacgacaagTCTTTGGGGGCTGCTTCCCACGGTTCCTACGACTTTTCTGCCACTCTTCAGTCATCTTCCGGTCGTTTGGACGGGGTGAAGATCGGCCTCTTGAAGGAGGGCTTCGACCAGGACATTGTCGACCCCAGAGTCAGGGACCATGTCCTTGCCGCTGCTCGGAAACTGGAGTCACTGGGGGcgacggtcgaggaggtTTCTGTTCCTCTCCACTTGGAGGGACCTTCAATATGGACCATTCAGCAGCGTATTGCCGGCTCCTCGGGTATCCTGGGAAGGGCCTCCGGGCGAAGAGGCCTGGGCTTGACCGAGTTCGAAAAAGCACGACTCCCCTGGGCCGACGCGAGTTTCCAGAAGCTCTTCCCTTCGACCAAGAACACTGTCATCAACGGCCTTTATCTTTCCGACAAGTTCCCCGGGCTGTACAGCAAGACGGTGAACATTGCGCGGCAGATCAGCGATGCCTATCAAAGGGCATTTGAGACCTacgacgccatcatcacGCCAACGACACCGTTTATCGCGCCTCGGCACGGGTCCCGCGAGTCCGTCCTGGGCTCATTCGAGCCTACGATTGGCTTGACAACAAACACTGCCGTCTTCAACGTCACAGGGCATCCCGCCATGTCGATACCTGTCGGATTTCTCCCTGCTCTGGATGACGCACAAGTCCTGCTGCCGGTGGGCATGCAGATTGTTGGCGGGCTGTGGCAAGAAAAGAAGGTGCTCAACATCGGGCACGCCTGGGAAACCAACTTCGACTGGAAGAAAATCAAGAGCAACGGGGGCGTGATTCAACCCGCCCCGGACTCGTTGGCGACAGGAACGCAAACAAAAGTGCATGGAAGAACAATGCCTGAGGTAAACGGCACAACATCACCAAACCTCAAGCGAGTGAAGCTTTCGGTCTGA
- a CDS encoding Short-chain dehydrogenase codes for MYKFPGVAFITGAGGTGIGAAVARGFARSGCSRIAITDLNRKSLAETRDAILQIEPQTQVLSQEGDISDESFVNSFVRDIANSFGRIDYSVSCAGILGESLRSHETSTAAFDLITRVNYKGSWLASRAVLSHMLKQKPHEEHPGQRGSIVNIASQLGVVARPAAAPYCASKAAIINMTRSDAIDYSQDGIRVNCVCPGVIATPMTTASEELVQRLRPAIDIAPMKRMGTPEEVANAVLFLCSSQASFVQGHALVVDGGYTIN; via the exons ATGTACAAGTTTCCAGGGGTTGCCTTCATCACCGGTGCTGGAGGAACCG GCATTGGCGCTGCCGTTGCCAGAGGCTTCGCGCGATCAGGATGCTCGAGAATCGCCATCACCGACCTGAACAGAAAGTCGCTGGCAGAGACGCGGGACGCGATCCTCCAGATCGAGCCCCAAACGCAGGTGTTGAGCCAAGAAGGTGACATCTCGGACGAAAGCTTTGTCAACTCCTTCGTGCGGGACATCGCCAACAGCTTCGGGCGCATCGACTACTCCGTCAGCTGCGCCGGGATCCTGGGCGAATCGCTGCGATCCCACgagacgtcgacggccgccttcGACCTCATCACCCGAGTCAACTACAAGGGCAGCTGGCTGGCGTCTCGTGCCGTTCTGAGCCACATGCTGAAGCAGAAACCACATGAGGAGCATCCGGGCCAGCGAGGCTCCATCGTCAACATCGCCAGCCAACTCGGCGTCGTGGCGCGGCCAGCAGCAG CCCCGTACTGCGCGTCAAAGGCAGCCATAATCAACATGACCCGATCAGACGCCATCGATTACTCTCAGGATGGAATCAGGGTCAACTGCGTTTGCCCGGGAGTAATTGCcacgccgatgacgacggcgtccgAGGAACTGGTCCAGAGGCTGAGGCCTGCGATTGATATTGCCCCCATGAAGCGGATGGGGACGCCCGAAGAAGTGGCCAACGCTGTGCTGTTTCTGTGTTCAAGCCAAGCTTCGTTTGTTCAAGGGCACGCACTGGTGGTCGACGGAGGCTACACTATCAACTAG
- a CDS encoding C2H2 type zinc finger domain protein: MLSHNGNGTSTHPQPQLQPQDQQQPILRPHSTPVKRRRRTGNGPDARSCPHCGRTFKRTEHLERHVRTHTKEKPFICRCGAAFARRDLLTRHQRIASHEDGSESPEGPSEPDSGEIHGPVEADLAAAASLSGMSVNHWAQPPPPAAQADLYPMAVPRNGALVDASSYQQTLLADQFYENVSGNQDAVGFDAHFREFANFLDGVGLPAEWSPYFHGPDRDNEVADSVIKESREGTATPGARNSRTRPGTPFSSWLPSAPTGNRITEALPDTNPRSVDTESQPYRVSDEQRFRLNASIETFRDVLDPDFKFPSRHALTRYMTSFFEGFHSHMPFIHTPTWRISEHSVELILGLAAVGAQYCFEHRMSERLFHAGKAILLERLVHESDKFGPRTGSSLNLHSLSPQHRGSRDARERDWGSWEPIETVRALIALMGYATWEPKMSLVQEAFALQALLAQVLRELGLHEEDGPGVAVEQTTPQAAWHVWIRQESVRRAKLIAFSFMHTHSIAYNVYPVLRSNEVGLRLPCSTGEWKSQTACQWQSARRESGKQQLFFQDALSLLLRNTDGTAPVDPIPTPLGNYILLHGLLQRIYIVRDLSLPVMDHSASLPSEEVDKLERGLRSWTAGWQQAPESSLDPNNENGPIPFTSSSLLGLAYVRIYLHLGPYRLLETRDPIRIAKAISRSPAVERSSGVITALLYTAHMLSIPVRLGVDRVARSQAFFWSVRHSLSGLECAVLLSKWLSSLTASTASTPLSDSEDRILHWVRCIVEEAYDVVDFEDDEPEVSADRDAASLSLAVLKIWAHFFKSNTQWPFINIIGKSLEKYRGLLMHSRLQQVS, from the exons ATGCTGTCCcacaacggcaacggcacgaGCACGCATCCACAGCCGCAGCTGCAACCGCAGGATCAGCAGCAGCCCATCCTGCGACCGCATTCGACTCCAGTCAAGCGGAGGAGGCGAACCGGTAACGGCCCCGATGCTCGTTCATGCCCTCACTGCGGGCGAACCTTCAAGCGCACCGAACACTTGGAGCGCCATGTGCGAACGC ACACCAAAGAAAAGCCGTTTATCTGTCGGTGTGGAGCTGCCTTTGCCCGTCGAGACCTGTTGACTCGCCATCAGCGGATTGCGTCCCATGAGGATGGATCCGAATCGCCGGAGGGCCCCTCGGAGCCGGACTCCGGAGAGATACACGGCCCGGTTGAGGctgacctcgccgccgccgcatctCTGTCGGGAATGAGCGTGAACCATTGGGCACAACCGCCACCGCCTGCAGCGCAGGCAGATCTGTATCCCATGGCGGTCCCCAGGAACGGCGCTCTCGTGGATGCCTCTTCTTATCAGCAGACTCTCCTCGCAGACCAGTTCTATGAAAACG TGTCAGGCAACCAAGATGCTGTGGGGTTCGACGCTCATTTCAGAGAGTTTGCCAACTTCCTCGACGGTGTCGGTCTGCCGGCCGAATGGAGTCCCTACTTCCATGGCCCCGACCGGGACAATGAGGTCGCGGACTCGGTTATCAAAGAGTCGAGAGAAGGCACGGCTACGCCTGGTGCTCGGAATAGTAGGACCCGTCCGGGGACTCCGTTCAGCTCGTGGCTACCGTCAGCCCCGACAGGGAATCGTATCACAGAGGCCCTACCAGATACAA ATCCGCGTTCTGTCGATACCGAGTCGCAGCCGTACCGCGTTTCGGACGAGCAGCGGTTCCGACTCAACGCCTCCATCGAGACGTTCCGAGATGTCCTCGACCCGGACTTCAAGTTTCCTTCCCGCCATGCACTCACCCGCTACATGACGTCCTTCTTCGAAGGCTTCCACTCGCATATGCCTTTCATCCACACGCCGACGTGGCGGATTTCCGAGCACTCGGTCGAGCTCAtactcggcctcgccgctgTGGGTGCTCAGTATTGTTTTGAACATCGCATGTCCGAGAGGCTATTCCACGCCGGCAAGGCCATCTTGTTGGAAAGACTCGTGCATGAGTCCGACAAGTTCGGACCAAGGACCGGCTCCTCCCTGAATCTGCACAGCTTGTCGCCCCAACACCGCGGATCAAGAGACGCCCGAGAACGAGACTGGGGTTCCTGGGAGCCCATAGAGACAGTGCGTGCCCTCATTGCCCTCATGGGCTACGCCACGTGGGAGCCCAAGATGTCCCTGGTGCAAGAGGCGTTCGCCCTTCAAGCGCTGCTGGCGCAAGTCCTCCGCGAACTTGGTCTCCACGAAGAGGACGGACCCGGTGTCGCCGTGGAGCAGACCACGCCGCAAGCTGCGTGGCACGTCTGGATACGGCAAGAGTCCGTACGGCGGGCGAAGCTCATTGCCTTCTCCTTCATGCACACCCACAGCATCGCATACAACGTGTATCCCGTCCTGCGAAGCAACGAGGTCGGCCTGCGGCTGCCGTGTTCGACAGGCGAGTGGAAGTCCCAGACCGCGTGTCAGTGGCAAAGCGCCCGCCGCGAGAGCGGGAAACAGCAGCTCTTCTTTCAGGATGCCCTGTCGCTGCTCCTGAGGAACACGGACGGCACGGCGCCCGTCGATCCGATCCCGACGCCCCTGGGAAACTACATTCTCCTGCACGGCCTGCTGCAGAGAATCTACATTGTCCGGGACCTCTCGCTGCCGGTGATGGATCATTCGGCGTCGTTGCCGAGTGAGGAGGTTGACAAGCTCGA ACGCGGATTACGGTCGTGGACTGCGGGATGGCAACAGGCCCCTGAATCGAGCCTCGATCCAAACAACGAGAACGGGCCAATCCCGTTCACGTCAAGCTCTTTGCTCGGCCTGGCATACGTCCGCATCTACCTCCACCTTGGTCCGTACCGGTTGCTCGAGACGCGAGACCCCATACGCATcgccaaagccatcagcCGGTCTCCTGCGGTGGAACGCAGCAGCGGCGTCATCACCGCGCTTCTCTACACGGCTCACATGCTCAGCATCCCCGTCCGTCTGGGTGTCGACCGCGTCGCCCGCAGTCAGGCCTTCTTCTGGAGCGTCCGACACTCACTCTCGGGCCTCGAGTGCGCCGTGTTGCTAAGCAAATGGCTCTCGTCGCTGACCGCATCCACAGCCTCCACGCCACTAAGTG ATAGCGAGGACAGAATTCTGCATTGGGTTCGGTGCATTGTGGAAGAGGCgtacgacgtcgtcgactttgaggacgacgagcccgaAGTATCGGCGGACCGGGATGCGGCCTCGCTGAGTCTGGCGGTGCTGAAGATCTGGGCGCACTTCTTTAAGAGCAACACGCAGTGGCCGTTTATCAACATCATCGGCAAGAGCTTGGAAAAGTACCGAGGGCTGCTTATGCACAGCAGATTGCAGCAAGTTTCGTAG